One stretch of Jiangella gansuensis DSM 44835 DNA includes these proteins:
- a CDS encoding class I SAM-dependent methyltransferase, with protein MNERVRRNPRTDAIWTQLHQALAELTASTGRRQLDIVDLGGGSGVFAVPLARIGHRVTVVDPSPNALATLSRRAADAGVGAQVTGVQGDAAGLRSVVGAGSADVVVCHGVLEVVDDPSAAVVALAGCLRPGGLTSVVVAQRYAAVLAKALAGHLTDARRLLDHPDGTWGGSDPLPRRFDEAGLTALLTGGGLEIVDVHGVRILTDLVSGSVLDDPADAATLAGLEAAAAAHPAFRAVAAALHVLAGKPALEQPAH; from the coding sequence ATGAACGAGCGAGTCCGGCGTAACCCGCGCACCGACGCCATCTGGACGCAGCTGCACCAGGCGCTGGCCGAGCTGACGGCGTCCACCGGGCGGCGCCAGCTCGACATCGTCGACCTCGGTGGCGGTAGCGGCGTCTTCGCGGTGCCGTTGGCCCGGATCGGGCATCGGGTGACGGTGGTCGACCCGAGCCCCAACGCGCTGGCCACGCTCTCGCGCCGCGCTGCCGACGCCGGTGTCGGCGCCCAGGTGACCGGCGTGCAGGGCGACGCCGCGGGGCTGCGGTCCGTCGTGGGCGCCGGCAGCGCCGACGTCGTCGTCTGTCATGGCGTTCTCGAGGTCGTCGACGACCCGTCTGCCGCCGTCGTGGCGCTGGCGGGCTGCTTGCGTCCCGGCGGACTGACCAGTGTCGTCGTCGCCCAGCGGTATGCCGCGGTGCTCGCCAAGGCGCTGGCCGGGCACCTCACCGACGCCCGGCGGCTGCTCGACCACCCCGACGGCACCTGGGGCGGCTCCGACCCGCTGCCGCGCCGGTTCGACGAGGCCGGCCTGACGGCGCTGCTCACCGGCGGCGGACTGGAGATCGTCGACGTGCACGGCGTGCGGATCCTCACCGACCTGGTCTCCGGGTCCGTCCTCGACGACCCCGCGGACGCCGCCACGCTCGCCGGTCTCGAGGCCGCCGCCGCGGCCCATCCGGCCTTCCGGGCGGTGGCCGCGGCGCTGCACGTGCTGGCCGGCAAGCCGGCGCTCGAACAACCCGCGCACTGA
- the nrdR gene encoding transcriptional regulator NrdR, with the protein MHCPFCRHADSRVVDSRTADEGTVIRRRRQCLACERRFTTVEQLTLAVVKRSGVTEPFSREKVVAGVRRACQGRGVSEDALARLAQQVEEQFRAAGGAEIPSREVGLAILTPLRELDEVAYLRFASVYRDFESLDDFEHEIATLRADRERAAHRPDDDGAAAPDGRADATLTVAET; encoded by the coding sequence GTGCACTGTCCGTTCTGCCGCCACGCCGACAGTCGTGTGGTGGACAGTCGCACCGCTGACGAGGGCACCGTCATCCGTCGTCGGCGGCAGTGCCTGGCCTGTGAGCGCAGGTTCACCACCGTCGAGCAGTTGACGCTCGCGGTCGTGAAGCGTTCGGGGGTCACCGAACCGTTCAGCCGCGAGAAGGTCGTCGCCGGGGTGCGCCGGGCGTGCCAGGGCCGAGGCGTCAGCGAGGACGCACTGGCCCGGCTGGCCCAGCAGGTCGAAGAGCAGTTCCGGGCGGCGGGGGGTGCCGAGATCCCGAGCCGCGAGGTGGGTCTGGCCATCCTGACCCCGCTGCGCGAGCTGGACGAGGTCGCGTACCTGCGCTTCGCCAGCGTGTACCGCGACTTCGAGAGCCTCGACGACTTCGAGCACGAGATCGCCACGCTGCGGGCCGACCGTGAGCGGGCGGCGCACCGTCCCGACGACGACGGCGCCGCCGCGCCCGACGGCCGGGCCGACGCCACGCTGACCGTCGCCGAGACGTAG
- the mgrA gene encoding L-glyceraldehyde 3-phosphate reductase translates to MAERPTKNLHAGAPFRADEDRYDRIPYRRCGRTGLKLPAVSLGLWQNFGDESALATQRAILRTAFDQGITHIDLANNYGPPPGSAEKNFGRILAEDFRPYRDELIISTKAGYDMWPGPYGEWGSRKYLLASLDQSLERMGLDYVDIFYSHRFDPDTPLEETMGALDTAVRSGRALYAGISSYSPERTAEAVQIMRELGTPLAIHQPSYSMFNRWIEGGLLDTTGEHGLGVIAFSPLAQGLLTAKYLDGVPDDSRAARGGSFSPDLITDDVVRRLRALNEIAQRRGQTLAQLALSWALRDERVTSVLIGARTVDQLLDSLGSLERLDFTAEELTEIDGYAVETGLNLWARSSDA, encoded by the coding sequence ATGGCTGAGCGTCCCACCAAGAACCTCCACGCAGGTGCCCCGTTCCGAGCCGACGAGGACCGCTACGACCGCATCCCGTATCGTCGCTGCGGCCGCACCGGCCTGAAGCTCCCGGCCGTGTCGCTGGGGCTGTGGCAGAACTTCGGCGACGAATCCGCGCTGGCCACCCAGCGCGCGATCCTGCGCACCGCGTTCGACCAGGGCATCACGCACATCGACCTGGCCAACAACTACGGTCCACCGCCGGGGTCGGCGGAGAAGAACTTCGGGCGCATCCTCGCCGAGGACTTCCGGCCCTACCGCGACGAGCTGATCATCTCCACCAAGGCCGGCTACGACATGTGGCCCGGCCCGTACGGCGAATGGGGCTCGCGCAAGTACCTGCTGGCCAGCCTCGATCAGTCGCTGGAGCGGATGGGCCTGGACTACGTCGACATCTTCTACTCGCACCGGTTCGACCCCGACACACCGCTCGAGGAGACGATGGGCGCCCTCGACACCGCCGTGCGGTCCGGCCGGGCGCTCTACGCGGGCATCTCGTCCTACTCGCCGGAACGCACCGCAGAGGCGGTACAGATCATGCGCGAGCTGGGCACGCCGCTGGCCATCCACCAGCCCTCGTACTCCATGTTCAACCGCTGGATCGAGGGCGGGCTGCTCGACACCACCGGCGAGCACGGCCTCGGCGTCATCGCGTTCTCGCCGCTGGCGCAGGGCTTGCTCACCGCCAAGTACCTCGACGGTGTGCCCGACGACTCCCGGGCCGCGCGGGGCGGCTCCTTCTCGCCGGACCTCATCACCGACGACGTCGTGCGGCGGCTGCGCGCACTGAACGAGATCGCGCAGCGGCGCGGCCAGACCCTGGCCCAGCTGGCGCTGTCGTGGGCGCTGCGCGACGAGCGGGTCACCTCCGTCCTCATCGGCGCCCGCACCGTCGACCAGCTTCTGGACAGCCTCGGCTCGCTCGAGCGGCTGGACTTCACCGCGGAAGAGCTCACCGAGATCGACGGTTACGCCGTCGAGACCGGGCTCAACCTGTGGGCCCGGTCGAGCGACGCGTGA
- a CDS encoding spermidine synthase, which produces MPTSRRIGRPRPEQYTGQHEIESGTAELVPDESDPGGWSVMVNGATSSYVHLDDPTRLDFEYMQWTGHILDVLAPPGEPVTAVHVGGAGCTLARYVAATRPGTRQTVFEVDPALATLMRQAFDLKSVPGLRLRAMDGLVGLRRLDAGRADVVIRDAFDRIRVPQHLATVDFFQEVARVLTSSGVYVGNVADTAEVRESRVEAASALEVFAHVALVAEPTQLRGRRYGNIVVVASNAPLPEDLLVRRLAGGAVRARYVPPGRVRELVAGVKPRRSPGTRDRSGTDDA; this is translated from the coding sequence GTGCCCACCTCCCGCCGCATAGGGCGGCCACGCCCTGAGCAATACACCGGCCAGCACGAGATCGAGTCCGGCACTGCCGAGCTGGTACCCGATGAGTCCGACCCCGGCGGCTGGTCGGTCATGGTCAACGGCGCCACCAGCTCGTACGTGCACCTCGACGACCCCACCCGGCTGGACTTCGAGTACATGCAGTGGACGGGCCACATCCTCGACGTCCTCGCCCCGCCGGGCGAACCCGTCACCGCCGTCCATGTCGGCGGCGCGGGCTGCACGCTGGCCCGGTACGTCGCCGCCACCCGGCCCGGAACCCGCCAGACCGTGTTCGAGGTCGACCCCGCACTGGCGACGTTGATGCGGCAGGCGTTCGACCTGAAGTCGGTGCCGGGGCTCCGGCTGCGGGCGATGGACGGTCTGGTGGGTCTGCGGCGGCTCGACGCCGGCCGGGCCGACGTGGTGATCCGGGACGCGTTCGACCGCATCCGGGTGCCGCAGCACCTGGCGACGGTCGACTTCTTCCAGGAGGTGGCGCGGGTGCTCACCAGCAGCGGCGTGTACGTGGGCAACGTCGCGGACACCGCCGAGGTCCGGGAGTCCAGGGTCGAGGCCGCCTCGGCGCTGGAGGTGTTCGCGCACGTGGCCCTGGTGGCCGAGCCGACCCAGCTGCGCGGCCGCCGGTACGGCAACATCGTCGTGGTGGCCTCGAACGCGCCGCTCCCCGAGGACCTGCTGGTACGGCGGCTGGCCGGCGGGGCCGTCCGGGCTCGCTACGTCCCGCCGGGCCGCGTCCGTGAGCTGGTCGCCGGGGTCAAGCCGCGCCGCTCCCCCGGCACCCGAGACCGGAGCGGCACCGATGACGCCTGA
- a CDS encoding ATP-dependent DNA helicase, which produces MSPGDVTVEKLLSAAVAAVGGTQRPGQVEMAEAVAQAVTDSEHLLVQAGTGTGKSLAYLVPALLHADSTDGPVIVATATLALQAQLVDRDLPALAEAATPLLGRRPTWATLKGRANYACLHRVREGAPDDQGELVPVEEMPAGPLGTEVLRAREWAESQAASGGSGDRDRLEPGVSDRAWAQVSVSSRECLGASRCPYGQECFAEVARARSDGADVVVTNHALLAIDALEGLPVLPDHDVVVVDEAHELAARVTSVATADLWPGVVDRTAVRVRSHVDDGDAEELRAAGEHLRQALLDAPVGRLDTLPERLLTALVELRDAARAVQSGFASSAREERSAEAEAARRAAKTMVDDVYGTAERLVANSEYDVMWVEERERGGRSLRVAPLSVAGLLRERLFGENTVVATSATLELGGSFDSAAGAFGLLGEEAPEWKALDVGSPFDYGKQAILYVARDLPTPGRDGLRPEAVDALVELMSAAGGRTLGLFSSRRAANEAAEAVRKRLPDLPVLCQGDDVVATLLRTFAGDDRTCLFGTLSLWQGVDVPGGACQLVVIDRIPFPRPDEPLSSARQRAVEKAGGNGFMSVAANHAALLLAQGTGRLIRRSSDRGVVAVLDPRLVTARYGSYLRASLPPMWFTTDRSVVTGALQRLASSA; this is translated from the coding sequence GTGAGTCCGGGCGACGTGACGGTGGAAAAACTCCTCAGCGCAGCCGTGGCGGCCGTCGGCGGCACTCAGCGCCCTGGTCAGGTCGAGATGGCCGAGGCGGTGGCCCAGGCCGTCACCGACAGCGAGCACCTGCTGGTCCAGGCCGGCACCGGCACCGGCAAATCGCTGGCCTACCTGGTGCCCGCACTACTGCATGCCGACTCCACCGACGGCCCGGTCATCGTCGCCACCGCCACGTTGGCGTTACAGGCGCAGCTGGTCGACCGCGATCTTCCCGCACTCGCCGAGGCTGCCACGCCATTGCTGGGCCGGCGGCCGACCTGGGCCACGCTGAAGGGCCGAGCGAACTACGCGTGCCTGCACCGCGTCCGTGAGGGCGCGCCGGACGACCAGGGCGAGCTCGTGCCGGTCGAGGAGATGCCGGCCGGGCCGCTGGGCACGGAGGTCCTGCGGGCCCGCGAGTGGGCGGAATCTCAGGCGGCCTCCGGCGGGTCCGGCGACCGCGACCGGCTCGAACCCGGCGTCAGCGACCGCGCCTGGGCTCAGGTCTCGGTGTCGTCGCGCGAATGTCTCGGCGCGTCGCGATGCCCGTACGGCCAGGAGTGCTTCGCCGAGGTGGCCCGAGCGCGGTCGGACGGTGCGGACGTCGTCGTCACCAACCACGCCCTGTTGGCCATCGACGCTCTGGAAGGGCTTCCGGTGCTGCCCGATCACGACGTCGTGGTGGTCGATGAGGCGCACGAGCTGGCCGCCCGTGTCACCAGTGTCGCCACCGCCGACCTGTGGCCCGGAGTGGTGGACCGCACGGCGGTGCGGGTCCGCTCTCATGTCGACGACGGCGACGCCGAAGAGCTCCGCGCGGCCGGCGAACACCTGCGGCAGGCTCTGCTCGACGCGCCCGTCGGCCGGCTGGACACGCTGCCCGAACGGTTGCTGACGGCACTGGTCGAGCTGCGCGACGCCGCCCGGGCGGTGCAGTCCGGCTTCGCGTCGTCGGCGCGCGAGGAGCGCTCGGCGGAGGCCGAGGCGGCTCGGCGGGCCGCCAAGACCATGGTCGACGACGTGTACGGCACCGCCGAGCGGTTGGTCGCCAACAGCGAGTACGACGTCATGTGGGTCGAGGAGCGCGAGCGCGGTGGCCGGTCACTGCGAGTGGCGCCGCTGTCGGTGGCCGGGCTGCTGCGTGAGCGGCTGTTCGGTGAGAACACCGTGGTGGCGACGTCGGCGACGCTCGAGCTCGGCGGCTCGTTCGACTCCGCGGCCGGCGCGTTCGGGCTGCTGGGGGAGGAGGCGCCGGAGTGGAAGGCGCTGGACGTGGGTTCGCCGTTCGACTACGGCAAGCAGGCGATTCTCTACGTGGCCCGCGACCTGCCTACCCCCGGCCGCGACGGCCTGCGACCCGAAGCGGTGGACGCGCTGGTCGAGCTGATGTCCGCGGCCGGCGGCCGGACACTCGGCCTGTTCTCGTCGCGGCGCGCGGCGAACGAGGCCGCGGAGGCGGTGCGCAAGCGGCTTCCGGATCTTCCGGTGCTCTGTCAGGGCGACGACGTGGTGGCCACCTTGCTACGCACGTTCGCCGGCGACGACCGCACCTGCCTGTTCGGCACGTTGTCGCTGTGGCAGGGCGTGGACGTGCCCGGTGGCGCGTGCCAGTTGGTGGTGATCGACCGGATCCCGTTCCCGCGACCGGACGAGCCGCTGTCCTCGGCACGACAGCGGGCGGTGGAGAAGGCCGGCGGCAACGGGTTCATGAGCGTGGCGGCCAACCACGCGGCACTACTGCTGGCCCAGGGGACGGGACGGCTGATCCGCAGGTCGAGCGATCGTGGCGTGGTGGCGGTGCTGGACCCGCGGCTGGTGACAGCCAGGTACGGCAGCTACCTGAGGGCGTCGTTGCCGCCGATGTGGTTCACCACCGACCGGTCGGTGGTGACCGGAGCGCTGCAGCGACTCGCGTCGTCGGCGTGA
- a CDS encoding vitamin B12-dependent ribonucleotide reductase: MTETVSGPSRGTGSKPVGRSKKARGLSVERIYTTAGVHPYDEVTWERRDVVQQNWKTGETVFEQKGVEFPSFWSLNASTIVTTKYFRGAVGTDAREWSLRQLIDRVVNKYRTTGEAEGYFATTADADVFEHELTWMLLHQVFSFNSPVWFNVGTKSPQQVSACFILSVDDSMESILNWYREEGMIFKGGSGAGLNLSRIRSSKELLSSGGTASGPVSFMRGADASAGTIKSGGATRRAAKMVVLDVDHPDVEEFITTKAREEDKIRALRDAGFDMDLGGSDIVSVQYQNANNSVRVSDEYMRAVESGGEFGLRARMTGEVIETVDARKLFRSMAQAAWECADPGIQYDGTINDWHTNPETGRITASNPCSEYMSLDNSSCNLASLNLMKFLKEDGSFDAATFAKAVELIITAMDISITFADFPTESITETTRAYRQLGIGYANLGALLMASGLAYDSEGGRALAAAITSLMTGAAYKRSAELAGVVGPYDGFARNAEAHARVMRKHAAATDDLRTVHSLDGDVRSLATKVWAEGNKIGEKNGWRNAQASLLAPTGTIGFMMDCDTTGIEPDFSLVKFKKLVGGGSMQIVNLTVPRALEKLGYATETIEAIVEYIAEHGNVVDAPGLKTEHYEVFDCAAGQPRAIEPMGHVRMMAAVQPFLSGAISKTVNMPESATVEEIEEIYLQGWKLGLKALAVYRDNCKVGQPLSDAKAKTATKDAPEKDVIVEYRPTRKRLPKTRPSRTTSFTVGGAEGYMTAGSYPDDGLGEVFLKLGKQGSTLAGIMDAFSIAVSIAVQYGVPLETYVEKFTNMRFEPSGMTDDPDVRMAQSVVDYIFRRLALDHLPFESRAALGIYTAAERSRQLDTGGDYAPVDDLDVDSLRQSAPVAPSAESAKEPATEATEAAARPAPAEAHTSAELLEVIQGTSTDAPLCFTCGTKMRPAGSCYVCEGCGSTSGCS, encoded by the coding sequence ATGACTGAGACGGTGAGCGGGCCGAGCCGGGGCACCGGGAGCAAGCCGGTCGGCAGGTCGAAGAAGGCTCGGGGCCTGAGCGTCGAGCGCATCTACACCACAGCCGGCGTGCACCCGTACGACGAGGTCACCTGGGAGCGGCGCGACGTCGTCCAGCAGAACTGGAAGACGGGGGAGACGGTCTTCGAGCAGAAGGGTGTGGAGTTCCCGTCCTTCTGGTCGCTGAACGCCTCCACCATCGTCACGACGAAGTACTTCCGCGGTGCCGTGGGCACCGACGCGCGTGAATGGAGCCTGCGCCAGCTCATCGACCGGGTGGTCAACAAGTACCGCACCACCGGTGAGGCGGAGGGCTACTTCGCCACGACCGCCGACGCTGACGTCTTCGAGCACGAGCTGACCTGGATGCTGCTGCACCAGGTGTTCAGCTTCAACTCTCCGGTGTGGTTCAACGTCGGTACCAAGTCGCCGCAGCAGGTCTCGGCGTGCTTCATCCTCTCCGTCGACGACTCCATGGAGTCGATCCTCAACTGGTACCGCGAAGAGGGAATGATCTTCAAGGGCGGCTCGGGGGCCGGCCTGAACCTGTCGCGCATCCGCTCCAGCAAGGAGCTGCTGTCCTCCGGCGGGACGGCGTCCGGCCCGGTCAGCTTCATGCGCGGCGCCGACGCCTCGGCGGGAACCATCAAGTCCGGTGGCGCCACCCGGCGCGCGGCCAAGATGGTCGTGCTCGACGTCGACCACCCCGACGTCGAGGAGTTCATCACGACGAAGGCGCGCGAAGAGGACAAGATCCGGGCACTGCGCGACGCCGGGTTCGACATGGACCTCGGCGGCTCCGACATCGTCTCGGTGCAGTACCAGAACGCCAACAACTCCGTGCGGGTGTCCGACGAGTACATGCGTGCGGTGGAGTCCGGCGGCGAGTTCGGCCTGCGGGCGCGGATGACCGGCGAGGTCATCGAGACCGTCGACGCGCGCAAGCTGTTCCGCAGCATGGCGCAGGCGGCCTGGGAGTGCGCCGACCCAGGCATCCAGTACGACGGCACCATCAACGACTGGCACACCAACCCCGAGACCGGGCGCATCACCGCGTCCAATCCATGCTCGGAGTACATGAGCCTGGACAACTCCAGCTGCAACCTCGCCAGCCTGAACCTGATGAAGTTCCTCAAGGAGGACGGGAGCTTCGACGCCGCCACGTTCGCCAAGGCGGTCGAGCTGATCATCACGGCGATGGACATCTCCATCACGTTCGCCGATTTCCCGACCGAGTCGATCACCGAGACCACCCGTGCGTACCGGCAGCTGGGTATCGGCTACGCCAACCTCGGCGCGCTGCTGATGGCGTCGGGCCTGGCCTATGACTCCGAGGGTGGGCGGGCGCTGGCCGCGGCCATCACGTCGCTGATGACCGGTGCGGCGTACAAGCGCTCGGCCGAGCTGGCCGGCGTCGTCGGCCCGTACGACGGGTTCGCCCGCAACGCCGAGGCGCACGCCCGGGTCATGCGCAAGCACGCCGCCGCCACTGACGACCTGCGCACCGTGCACTCGCTCGACGGCGACGTGCGCAGCCTGGCCACCAAGGTGTGGGCCGAGGGCAACAAGATCGGTGAGAAGAACGGCTGGCGCAACGCGCAGGCCTCGCTGCTGGCCCCCACGGGCACCATCGGCTTCATGATGGACTGCGACACCACCGGTATCGAGCCGGATTTCTCGCTGGTCAAGTTCAAGAAGCTGGTCGGCGGCGGCTCCATGCAGATCGTCAACCTGACGGTGCCGCGGGCGCTGGAGAAGCTCGGCTACGCCACCGAGACCATCGAGGCGATCGTCGAGTACATCGCCGAGCACGGCAACGTCGTCGACGCCCCCGGCCTCAAGACGGAGCACTACGAGGTGTTCGACTGCGCCGCGGGGCAGCCGCGGGCCATCGAGCCGATGGGTCACGTGCGGATGATGGCCGCGGTGCAGCCGTTCCTGTCCGGTGCCATCTCCAAGACGGTGAACATGCCGGAGTCGGCCACCGTCGAGGAGATCGAGGAGATCTACCTGCAGGGCTGGAAGCTCGGCCTCAAGGCGCTGGCCGTCTACCGCGACAACTGCAAGGTCGGCCAGCCGCTGTCGGACGCCAAGGCGAAGACCGCCACGAAGGACGCGCCGGAGAAGGACGTGATCGTCGAGTACCGGCCGACCCGCAAGCGGCTGCCGAAGACCCGGCCGAGCCGCACCACGTCGTTCACGGTCGGCGGGGCCGAGGGCTACATGACCGCCGGCTCGTACCCCGACGACGGCCTCGGTGAGGTGTTCCTGAAGCTCGGCAAGCAGGGCTCCACGCTTGCCGGCATCATGGACGCGTTCTCGATCGCCGTCTCCATCGCGGTGCAGTACGGCGTGCCGTTGGAGACGTACGTCGAGAAGTTCACCAACATGCGGTTCGAGCCGTCGGGCATGACCGACGACCCGGACGTGCGGATGGCGCAGAGCGTGGTCGACTACATCTTCCGCCGGCTCGCGCTGGACCACCTGCCGTTCGAGTCGCGGGCCGCGCTGGGCATCTACACCGCGGCCGAGCGTTCCCGTCAGCTCGACACCGGTGGCGACTACGCGCCCGTCGACGACCTCGACGTCGACTCGCTGCGGCAGTCCGCTCCGGTCGCACCGTCGGCCGAGTCGGCCAAGGAGCCGGCGACGGAGGCGACCGAAGCCGCCGCCCGCCCCGCTCCGGCCGAGGCGCACACCTCCGCCGAGCTGCTCGAGGTCATCCAGGGCACTAGCACCGACGCGCCGCTCTGCTTCACCTGCGGCACGAAGATGCGCCCGGCCGGCAGCTGCTATGTCTGCGAGGGCTGCGGCTCCACCAGCGGGTGCAGCTGA
- a CDS encoding LysM peptidoglycan-binding domain-containing protein — translation MASTTYIPTFEPRTRVVIEPERVDAPPRRHVARRRLAGRPAPAACAGSAEPSLHGSRLTRRGRVVVALAWLVLLAAGALAFVKPWDASAPAATDTTTVSVQAGDTLWELAGQIAPAADPRDTVAAIMELNGLSSATDIRPGDTLRVPAAH, via the coding sequence ATGGCGAGCACGACGTACATCCCGACGTTCGAGCCGCGCACGCGGGTGGTGATCGAGCCCGAGCGCGTCGACGCACCGCCGCGACGGCATGTCGCCAGACGGCGGCTGGCGGGCCGGCCGGCGCCGGCGGCGTGCGCCGGCTCGGCCGAACCGAGCTTGCACGGTTCTCGGCTGACCCGGCGTGGCCGCGTCGTCGTAGCGCTGGCGTGGCTGGTGCTGCTGGCTGCTGGGGCGTTGGCGTTCGTGAAGCCGTGGGACGCGTCCGCGCCCGCCGCCACCGACACCACCACCGTCTCGGTCCAGGCCGGCGACACGCTGTGGGAGCTGGCGGGCCAGATCGCGCCGGCGGCGGATCCGCGCGACACCGTCGCCGCCATCATGGAGCTGAACGGGCTCAGTTCGGCCACCGACATCCGCCCCGGCGACACCCTGCGCGTCCCCGCCGCTCACTGA
- the lexA gene encoding transcriptional repressor LexA produces MTFRPGGGVVAKQEDSEAEGASVHTFPETHVHPADLTVRQRKVLEVIRESVGRRGYPPSMREIGQAAGLSSPSSVAHQLGVLEAKGYIRRDPHRPRALEVLPPGTAPGDFTRGQEAPEETASLPAPSYVPMVGRIAAGGPVLAEQAVEDVFPLPRELVGEGTLFMLKVAGDSMVDAAICDGDWVVVRQQPVAEQGEVVAAMIDGEATVKTYKKRDGHIWLLPHNPAYEPIPGDDAVILGRVVAVMRRM; encoded by the coding sequence ATGACCTTTCGACCAGGAGGTGGCGTGGTGGCCAAACAGGAGGACTCGGAGGCCGAGGGCGCTTCGGTCCACACGTTCCCGGAGACGCACGTGCATCCGGCCGACCTGACCGTCCGGCAGCGCAAGGTGCTGGAAGTCATCCGCGAGTCGGTCGGCCGCCGCGGCTACCCGCCCAGCATGCGTGAGATCGGCCAGGCCGCGGGGCTCTCCAGCCCGTCCAGCGTGGCCCACCAGCTGGGTGTGCTCGAGGCCAAGGGGTACATCCGGCGCGATCCGCATCGCCCCCGCGCGCTCGAAGTCCTGCCGCCGGGCACCGCTCCGGGCGACTTCACCCGCGGTCAGGAGGCGCCGGAGGAGACCGCGTCGCTGCCCGCACCGTCATACGTGCCCATGGTGGGGCGCATCGCCGCCGGTGGCCCGGTGCTCGCGGAGCAGGCGGTCGAGGACGTCTTCCCGCTCCCCCGCGAACTGGTCGGCGAGGGGACGCTGTTCATGCTGAAGGTCGCCGGTGACTCCATGGTCGACGCCGCCATCTGCGACGGCGACTGGGTGGTCGTGCGCCAGCAGCCCGTGGCCGAGCAGGGCGAGGTCGTGGCCGCCATGATCGACGGCGAGGCGACGGTCAAGACGTACAAGAAGCGCGACGGGCACATCTGGCTGCTCCCGCACAACCCGGCCTACGAGCCCATTCCCGGCGACGACGCGGTCATTCTCGGCCGGGTCGTGGCGGTGATGCGGCGCATGTGA
- a CDS encoding DUF3040 domain-containing protein, whose product MPLSDHEQRLLEQMEQALLAEDPKFATAMRGADLRRRYRRRAVLAGLVFVVGVVMLMTGAVTQVIALGVAGFVVMLASAFYAVSSWRRVPPSDAASDVPDISPGSPRRQSRPKGAKNNGSFMDRMEQRWRNRRERGFGQ is encoded by the coding sequence GTGCCACTCTCCGATCATGAGCAGCGGCTGCTCGAGCAGATGGAGCAGGCGCTCCTTGCCGAGGATCCGAAGTTCGCCACTGCGATGCGCGGCGCGGATCTGCGGCGGAGGTACCGGCGGCGCGCCGTCTTGGCCGGTCTGGTCTTCGTAGTGGGCGTCGTCATGCTCATGACGGGCGCCGTGACCCAGGTGATCGCGCTGGGAGTCGCGGGATTCGTCGTCATGCTCGCCTCGGCGTTCTACGCGGTCTCGTCCTGGCGGCGGGTACCGCCGTCGGATGCGGCCTCGGACGTGCCGGACATCAGCCCCGGCTCGCCGCGGCGTCAGAGCCGTCCCAAGGGCGCCAAGAACAACGGCTCCTTCATGGACCGCATGGAGCAGCGCTGGCGCAACCGCCGCGAACGCGGCTTCGGCCAGTAG